A single Dehalococcoidia bacterium DNA region contains:
- a CDS encoding SDR family oxidoreductase: protein MDFDLTGRVAIVTGGAQGLGRACCIELAKHGADIVVVAREAEEVTAGRSRPHAPVQEVVSEVQALGRKAIGVTADVRDKEQVESMVEQVLTEFDTVDILVNVVGGSWGETFKAGPLMELTEHDLLEAYRVNLVSMFQCSVAVVPIMKKQGKGSIINIASIAGRAPSPDSPAYGAAKAGVINMTQSMAASWGPDVRVNVIAVGGIETPHRPRWSESSAAIYTTPGGSSALGRLGKPEEHAGTVVWLASDYAGYITGECIDANGGTRR, encoded by the coding sequence ATGGATTTTGATCTAACGGGGCGAGTTGCTATTGTCACCGGAGGTGCCCAAGGATTGGGCCGTGCTTGCTGTATCGAATTAGCTAAGCATGGTGCAGATATCGTGGTTGTGGCACGCGAAGCTGAAGAGGTGACCGCTGGGCGAAGCCGACCTCATGCACCGGTTCAGGAAGTAGTATCTGAAGTCCAGGCACTGGGGCGTAAAGCAATTGGCGTCACGGCTGACGTCAGAGATAAAGAGCAAGTTGAGAGCATGGTGGAACAGGTACTTACTGAGTTTGATACAGTTGATATTTTAGTAAATGTTGTAGGTGGTAGCTGGGGCGAAACTTTCAAAGCAGGTCCATTAATGGAACTCACTGAGCATGATTTGCTCGAGGCTTATCGAGTTAACTTGGTCTCCATGTTCCAATGCAGCGTCGCCGTTGTCCCTATTATGAAAAAGCAAGGGAAGGGATCTATTATCAATATTGCTTCTATTGCTGGTAGAGCGCCTTCGCCAGACTCTCCTGCTTATGGCGCTGCAAAAGCGGGAGTGATAAATATGACTCAGTCTATGGCTGCGTCATGGGGACCGGATGTTCGTGTTAACGTCATCGCAGTCGGGGGTATTGAAACCCCTCATAGGCCAAGATGGAGTGAATCCTCAGCAGCTATTTATACTACGCCCGGTGGTAGTTCCGCGCTTGGAAGACTAGGGAAGCCTGAGGAGCATGCAGGAACGGTTGTTTGGCTCGCCTCAGATTACGCAGGCTATATCACGGGGGAATGCATTGATGCAAACGGCGGTACACGTCGTTGA
- a CDS encoding cupin domain-containing protein, whose translation MTTGDSDAAIKYAPTPESLEDFGLVDSYKDWLKAERVKVIEDFAFEDMSKIELGPWERKGGKGAVINIPYHVLTNDSQIIEIDPGGKSEPEHHVYEEYVYIISGVGATSIWTGDGSEKKTFEWKKGSLFSIPLNAWYQHFNGSGAEPARYLAVTTAPCNMRLFSDNDFIFNCDYKFANRYSGEDDFFSGNGKLYKRRIWASNFMPNAPDMALYEWSERGAGGINSMFEMAGNLSKAHISEFPIGTYKKAHRHGPGANLVLLSGDAGFSLIWTKDDMSDLRKADWKVGSLVIVPSDGTYHQHFNSGTRRARYMALTPGTHGLRNPIPRGQGADASFKAGGYQIEYEDEERRIHEIFEEELRKNGVTCRMKAFIPYCTGEVGPTSAKDA comes from the coding sequence ATGACTACTGGTGACTCAGACGCAGCAATTAAGTATGCACCTACACCCGAAAGTCTTGAAGACTTTGGCTTGGTTGATTCTTATAAAGACTGGCTCAAGGCAGAAAGAGTAAAAGTCATTGAAGACTTTGCTTTTGAGGACATGTCGAAAATCGAGCTCGGTCCTTGGGAGCGTAAAGGAGGCAAGGGCGCTGTCATCAATATTCCTTATCACGTACTGACTAACGATTCTCAGATAATTGAAATAGACCCAGGCGGCAAATCCGAGCCAGAGCACCATGTTTATGAAGAGTATGTGTACATAATTTCAGGTGTGGGTGCTACGAGCATTTGGACCGGAGATGGTAGCGAGAAAAAAACCTTTGAATGGAAAAAAGGAAGTTTGTTTTCAATTCCACTAAATGCGTGGTACCAGCACTTTAATGGTAGCGGTGCCGAACCTGCACGTTACCTTGCTGTAACAACTGCACCTTGTAATATGCGCCTATTTTCAGACAACGACTTTATTTTCAATTGTGATTATAAATTTGCGAATAGATATAGTGGTGAAGATGATTTCTTCAGCGGCAACGGGAAACTTTATAAGCGTAGAATCTGGGCTTCAAACTTCATGCCTAACGCCCCAGATATGGCTCTTTATGAGTGGAGTGAAAGAGGCGCAGGCGGTATCAACTCTATGTTTGAAATGGCTGGGAATTTAAGCAAAGCACATATTTCTGAATTCCCAATCGGCACATATAAGAAAGCACATAGACATGGACCTGGAGCTAACTTGGTCTTATTAAGCGGTGATGCAGGATTTTCACTTATCTGGACAAAGGATGATATGTCAGATTTGCGAAAGGCTGACTGGAAAGTGGGATCCTTGGTTATTGTGCCGAGCGACGGTACTTACCATCAGCACTTTAATTCAGGAACGCGGCGGGCTCGTTATATGGCATTAACACCAGGGACGCATGGGTTACGCAATCCTATCCCACGCGGACAGGGAGCCGATGCAAGCTTTAAGGCTGGTGGGTATCAGATTGAATACGAAGATGAGGAACGTCGCATTCATGAAATTTTCGAAGAAGAACTTAGGAAAAACGGAGTCACATGCCGGATGAAGGCTTTCATTCCTTACTGTACCGGTGAAGTTGGACCTACCTCTGCAAAAGACGCTTAA